The following proteins are co-located in the Nocardioides piscis genome:
- the hrcA gene encoding heat-inducible transcriptional repressor HrcA, protein MGEDRKLAVLRAIVEDYVATEEPVGSRALVERHGLGVSSATVRNDMAALEEEGFIHQPHTSAGRVPTDKGYRLFVDRLTAVKPMSAAEKRAIATLLDGAVDLDDVVQRSVRLLSTLTRQVAIVQYPTLSRSTVRHIELVAITPTRVMLILILSTGRVEQRLVEVRGAVADSQLSDLRVRVNQAAAGERIADAVTALAALPDAVPPSDALLTRTVVDVLTDAMGDHRSDERVAVGGAANLARFGDSFDTAVRPLLEALEEQVVLLKLIGEATTGDAVTVRIGHEGPYSELSSTSVVAAGYGPPEQALATLGVVGPTRMDYPGSMAAVRAVARYVSRILDEGQQ, encoded by the coding sequence ATGGGCGAGGACCGGAAGCTGGCCGTCCTGCGAGCGATCGTGGAGGACTACGTCGCCACCGAGGAGCCGGTGGGCTCGCGAGCACTCGTCGAGCGCCACGGCCTCGGCGTCTCCTCGGCGACCGTGCGCAACGACATGGCGGCCCTCGAGGAGGAGGGCTTCATCCACCAGCCACACACCAGCGCCGGACGCGTGCCGACCGACAAGGGCTATCGCCTCTTCGTCGACCGCCTGACGGCCGTCAAGCCGATGAGCGCGGCGGAGAAGCGGGCGATCGCGACCCTCCTCGACGGTGCCGTCGACCTCGACGACGTGGTGCAGCGATCGGTGCGCCTCCTCAGCACTCTCACCCGGCAGGTCGCGATCGTGCAATACCCGACGCTGTCGCGCAGCACCGTGCGCCACATCGAGCTGGTCGCGATCACCCCGACGCGGGTGATGCTGATCCTGATCCTGAGCACCGGCCGGGTGGAGCAGCGCCTCGTCGAGGTGCGCGGCGCCGTGGCGGACTCCCAGCTCTCCGACCTGCGCGTGCGGGTCAACCAGGCGGCTGCGGGGGAGCGGATCGCCGACGCGGTCACAGCCCTGGCTGCCCTGCCGGACGCGGTCCCGCCCAGCGATGCGCTGCTGACCCGGACCGTGGTGGACGTGCTGACCGATGCGATGGGTGACCACCGCAGCGACGAGCGGGTCGCGGTCGGTGGCGCGGCCAACCTCGCTCGCTTCGGCGACAGCTTCGACACGGCTGTGCGCCCGCTGCTCGAGGCCCTCGAGGAGCAGGTGGTCCTGCTCAAGCTGATCGGCGAGGCGACCACCGGCGATGCCGTGACGGTGCGCATCGGTCACGAAGGTCCCTATTCCGAACTTTCCTCCACCAGCGTGGTCGCGGCGGGCTACGGCCCGCCCGAGCAGGCACTGGCGACGCTGGGCGTCGTCGGACCCACCCGAATGGACTACCCCGGATCCATGGCGGCGGTGCGTGCTGTCGCTCGCTACGTCTCCAGGATCCTCGACGAAGGACAGCAGTGA
- a CDS encoding 16S rRNA (uracil(1498)-N(3))-methyltransferase: MSLPVHLVDDLRGAAVGSTVEVTGDEAHHAVAVRRLRIGEEVVLTDGAGHRVVGVVASTGKRVFTATVSSAEVVARPEPSFTVVQALPKGDRGELAAEVLTEIGVETIVPWAASRSVAVWKGERAVKAHAKWQATAREAAKQSRRSWLPSVASLTSTAEVSGLIAAADLALVLHEEATTSLASLTLPTGGVVVVVVGPEGGVSPDELATFEAAGAVAVRLGAEVLRTSTAGLAAVSALLARTPAGTESSRVGPGYSTVKSLVSSSGPEPSVPPDGSAVRARKV, encoded by the coding sequence ATGTCGCTCCCGGTCCACCTCGTCGACGACCTGCGCGGCGCCGCCGTCGGCTCGACCGTCGAGGTGACCGGTGACGAGGCGCATCACGCGGTCGCCGTACGCCGTCTGCGGATCGGTGAAGAGGTGGTGCTGACCGACGGCGCCGGCCATCGCGTCGTCGGTGTCGTGGCCTCGACCGGCAAGCGGGTGTTCACGGCCACGGTCAGCTCGGCCGAGGTCGTCGCGCGCCCTGAGCCGTCCTTCACCGTCGTCCAGGCCCTGCCCAAGGGCGATCGTGGCGAGCTGGCTGCCGAGGTCCTGACCGAGATCGGCGTCGAGACCATCGTCCCGTGGGCTGCCTCGCGGTCCGTGGCGGTCTGGAAGGGCGAGCGTGCCGTCAAGGCGCACGCGAAGTGGCAGGCAACAGCCCGCGAGGCTGCGAAGCAGTCACGCCGCTCGTGGTTGCCTTCGGTCGCCTCCTTGACGTCGACCGCCGAGGTGTCCGGCCTGATCGCTGCCGCCGACCTGGCGCTGGTCCTGCACGAGGAGGCCACCACATCGCTGGCCTCGCTCACGCTGCCGACGGGCGGCGTGGTCGTCGTGGTCGTGGGTCCCGAGGGCGGTGTGTCGCCCGATGAGCTGGCGACCTTCGAGGCCGCGGGCGCCGTCGCCGTCCGGCTGGGAGCCGAGGTCCTGCGTACGTCGACCGCCGGGCTCGCCGCGGTCAGTGCCCTGCTGGCGCGAACCCCCGCTGGGACTGAGTCGTCGCGCGTTGGCCCCGGCTACTCGACGGTGAAGTCCTTGGTGTCCTCGTCGGGGCCGGAGCCCTCGGTCCCACCCGACGGGTCGGCGGTGCGGGCCAGGAAGGTGTAG
- a CDS encoding Gmad2 immunoglobulin-like domain-containing protein, with translation MTSPSATLRRRLATALSLGVVLTSLAACSDEVTPDPDPSPAGETTSPSPDDETGAASEEPQPSEPSPDDAAEQVTVPLYFVGDTTRGPRLFREFRSVPSDNPLQEATAMLVAGDTLDPDYRTLWPAMELSVSATDGVLLVQVAGDGFTERPDGMSKRSARLAIQQLVYTLQGVQQERVPVQFARAGTDARLFGLSTESPYTNDKQLRVSSLVNITSPEQGSTVSDDELAISGVASTYEATVPWEILRGEEVVLDGFVTAEGWMGKLYPWEGTIDISDLEAGDYTFLARTADPSGGTEGSGPDEDTKDFTVE, from the coding sequence ATGACTTCCCCCTCCGCCACCCTTCGCCGCCGGCTGGCCACCGCCCTCTCGCTCGGCGTCGTGCTGACGAGCCTGGCTGCCTGCAGCGACGAGGTGACGCCGGACCCCGATCCGTCGCCCGCCGGGGAGACGACGTCCCCCTCTCCCGACGACGAGACCGGCGCGGCGTCCGAGGAGCCACAACCGTCCGAGCCGAGCCCGGACGACGCTGCCGAGCAGGTGACCGTCCCCCTCTACTTCGTCGGCGACACCACGCGCGGACCCCGGTTGTTCCGGGAGTTCCGCAGCGTCCCGAGCGACAACCCGCTGCAGGAGGCCACCGCGATGCTGGTCGCCGGCGACACGCTCGACCCCGACTACCGCACCCTGTGGCCCGCGATGGAGCTGTCGGTGTCCGCGACCGACGGCGTCCTGCTCGTACAGGTCGCCGGCGACGGATTCACCGAGCGGCCCGACGGCATGTCCAAGAGGTCGGCCCGGCTCGCGATCCAGCAGCTGGTCTACACGCTCCAGGGTGTGCAGCAGGAGCGGGTGCCCGTCCAGTTCGCCCGTGCAGGCACTGACGCGCGGCTCTTCGGCCTCAGCACCGAATCGCCCTACACGAACGACAAGCAGCTGCGCGTCTCGAGCCTCGTCAACATCACCTCACCAGAGCAGGGGTCGACGGTCTCCGACGACGAGCTCGCCATCAGCGGCGTGGCCAGCACCTACGAGGCCACGGTGCCGTGGGAGATCCTCCGCGGCGAGGAGGTCGTGCTGGACGGCTTCGTGACCGCCGAGGGATGGATGGGCAAGCTCTATCCGTGGGAGGGGACGATCGACATCTCCGACCTCGAGGCGGGCGACTACACCTTCCTGGCCCGCACCGCCGACCCGTCGGGTGGGACCGAGGGCTCCGGCCCCGACGAGGACACCAAGGACTTCACCGTCGAGTAG
- a CDS encoding histidine triad nucleotide-binding protein: MTAPECPDDCVFCKIVAGDIPAEIVHAGESTLAFRDTNPQAPTHVLVVSRSHYETAAELAHHEPMSAAEMLVVAGKVAEQEGMAGYRMVFNTGREGGQVVPHAHLHVLGGRSMGWPPG; this comes from the coding sequence ATGACAGCGCCCGAGTGCCCCGACGACTGCGTCTTCTGCAAGATCGTCGCCGGTGACATCCCTGCGGAGATCGTCCACGCAGGCGAGTCGACACTCGCCTTCCGTGACACCAACCCGCAGGCCCCCACCCACGTGCTCGTCGTCTCGCGCAGCCACTACGAAACAGCCGCCGAGCTGGCGCACCACGAGCCGATGAGCGCGGCCGAGATGCTCGTCGTGGCTGGCAAGGTGGCCGAGCAGGAGGGCATGGCGGGCTATCGGATGGTGTTCAACACCGGTCGTGAAGGTGGTCAGGTCGTGCCGCACGCCCACCTCCACGTGCTGGGTGGACGCTCCATGGGTTGGCCGCCGGGTTGA
- a CDS encoding AMP-binding protein, whose amino-acid sequence MPEPDPTMDSYLARWSDIAEALVWDTPFTELFRSRPPLHDWFVGGSLNLSVNCIDRHLDDHGDREAILWEGEPGERRVLTYRELHAQVERLAAGLRELGVGPGGRVALHLGWVPETVVAMMACARTGAEYTVIPVALPVEALAIRVDDFRPQVILTQDGGWRHGAILPLKARLDEALEASSGVEHTVVVRRTGIQVDWYEGDRWYDDLVGNADPSGGAPVSVAAAHPVACVHLANRRGHPVAIRLGTANLAVVALANHLHSLGDGDVFWGAADIAWLGAQAHGVVGPLLAGARTVMYEGTLDIPDPARTWQIIERYDVTAMLTSPSIVRALRSWSLTPTGSTGSLRRLTTIGDRLDPDLRAWLGEVLGDEVALADAWGQLELGGVVTSDRPVDDRMPAAGFIILGTDGSPVAPGEAGEWAMLRPWPGLLRDVEAPEGTDPTSYHWERHPGFYATGDLARLTPTGQIEFLGRVDEVITVSGQLVSLNEVRDVLLDQPFVADADSFETTDQRLGRVVGAAVVLAPGTSWTAAMLRDLQDAARELLGGLSRPYRLLVLDRLGGDLDPVARRQALAVLAHAHEHRSVTWDQVVQAARDLPVS is encoded by the coding sequence ATGCCTGAGCCGGACCCGACGATGGACTCCTACCTCGCGCGGTGGTCTGACATCGCCGAGGCCCTCGTGTGGGACACACCGTTCACCGAGCTGTTCCGGTCCCGTCCGCCGCTGCACGACTGGTTCGTCGGCGGCAGCCTCAACCTCTCGGTCAACTGCATCGACCGGCATCTCGACGACCACGGCGACCGGGAGGCGATCCTGTGGGAGGGCGAGCCCGGCGAGCGGCGTGTCCTCACCTACCGCGAGCTGCACGCCCAGGTCGAACGTCTCGCCGCGGGCCTGCGCGAGCTCGGCGTCGGACCGGGCGGTCGCGTCGCGCTGCACCTGGGCTGGGTGCCCGAGACCGTGGTGGCGATGATGGCCTGCGCCCGCACGGGCGCCGAGTACACCGTCATCCCGGTCGCCCTCCCGGTCGAGGCTTTGGCCATCCGCGTCGACGACTTCCGCCCCCAGGTCATCCTCACGCAGGACGGGGGCTGGCGGCACGGCGCGATCCTGCCCCTCAAGGCACGCCTCGACGAGGCACTGGAGGCCAGCAGCGGTGTCGAGCACACCGTCGTCGTACGTCGGACCGGCATCCAGGTCGACTGGTACGAGGGCGACCGCTGGTATGACGACCTGGTCGGCAACGCCGACCCCTCAGGCGGGGCTCCGGTCAGCGTCGCGGCCGCCCATCCCGTGGCGTGCGTCCACCTGGCCAACCGCCGGGGCCATCCCGTGGCCATCCGCCTCGGCACCGCCAACCTCGCGGTGGTCGCCCTGGCCAACCACCTCCATTCCCTCGGCGACGGCGACGTCTTCTGGGGAGCAGCCGACATCGCGTGGCTGGGCGCCCAGGCTCACGGGGTGGTGGGTCCGTTGCTGGCGGGCGCGAGAACGGTCATGTACGAGGGCACCCTCGACATCCCCGATCCTGCCCGGACCTGGCAGATCATCGAGCGCTACGACGTCACCGCGATGCTCACCTCGCCGTCGATCGTGCGGGCGCTGAGGAGCTGGTCCCTGACGCCGACCGGCAGCACAGGCTCGCTGCGTCGACTGACCACCATCGGTGACCGGCTCGACCCCGACCTGCGCGCCTGGCTCGGCGAGGTCCTGGGTGACGAGGTCGCGCTCGCCGACGCGTGGGGGCAGCTCGAGCTGGGCGGCGTGGTGACCTCCGACCGCCCCGTGGACGATCGGATGCCCGCCGCCGGCTTCATCATCCTCGGGACCGACGGCAGCCCCGTCGCTCCGGGCGAGGCCGGCGAGTGGGCGATGCTGCGACCCTGGCCCGGCTTGCTGCGTGACGTCGAGGCTCCGGAGGGCACCGATCCGACGTCCTATCACTGGGAGCGTCACCCGGGCTTCTATGCCACCGGCGACCTGGCTCGACTGACACCGACCGGTCAGATCGAGTTCCTCGGCCGCGTCGACGAGGTGATCACCGTCTCTGGCCAGCTGGTGTCGCTCAACGAGGTCCGCGACGTGCTGCTCGACCAGCCGTTCGTCGCCGATGCAGACTCCTTCGAGACGACCGACCAGCGCCTGGGTCGCGTCGTCGGAGCGGCGGTCGTGCTGGCCCCCGGGACGTCGTGGACAGCCGCGATGCTCCGAGATCTCCAGGACGCCGCACGTGAGCTGCTCGGCGGGCTGAGCCGGCCATACCGCCTGCTGGTCCTGGACCGGCTGGGCGGCGACCTCGATCCGGTGGCGCGACGTCAGGCCCTCGCCGTGCTTGCGCACGCGCACGAGCACCGGTCGGTGACCTGGGACCAGGTCGTCCAGGCGGCGCGGGACCTGCCCGTCAGCTGA
- a CDS encoding IclR family transcriptional regulator: MSESRAEPPEVRGTLGTVRNAVRLLDLLADGPAYQQLTDLAERSGLSVPTAHRLLRSLVLADLVEQNPRSSRYSLGPEVTRLSQRYLGRLPILGALSPYLVSLRDTLQTTIHVAVLVRESVVYVDRIDAGDGGPYRDSHRVTDALSTSAGRILAARSGDDLWRQCLAAHAPGLDGDPDEMRATWAAAPFLADPHDELAVVVHDATEGPVAALAATVPQGAGTERLDEVAKHLTRAAAAAGRTLGHA, translated from the coding sequence ATGAGCGAGAGCCGGGCCGAACCTCCTGAGGTGCGCGGCACACTGGGGACCGTGCGCAACGCGGTGCGGCTGCTCGACCTGCTCGCCGACGGACCCGCCTACCAGCAGCTGACCGACCTCGCCGAGAGATCGGGGCTCTCGGTGCCCACCGCCCACCGACTGCTGCGGTCGCTTGTCCTCGCAGACCTCGTCGAGCAGAACCCGCGGTCCTCGCGCTACAGCCTCGGCCCTGAGGTGACCCGCCTGTCCCAGCGCTACCTGGGCCGACTCCCGATCCTCGGTGCACTTTCGCCCTACCTCGTCTCGCTGCGCGACACCCTCCAGACGACCATCCATGTCGCCGTCCTCGTGCGCGAGTCGGTGGTCTACGTCGATCGCATCGACGCCGGCGACGGCGGCCCCTACCGCGACAGCCACCGCGTCACGGACGCCCTCTCGACCTCAGCGGGGCGGATCCTGGCCGCGCGCTCGGGTGACGATCTCTGGCGCCAGTGCCTCGCTGCCCATGCTCCGGGGCTGGACGGCGATCCCGACGAGATGCGGGCGACCTGGGCGGCGGCGCCCTTCCTCGCAGATCCGCACGACGAGCTGGCTGTCGTCGTGCACGACGCCACCGAGGGCCCGGTCGCCGCGCTCGCCGCGACCGTCCCACAGGGAGCCGGCACGGAGCGGCTGGACGAGGTGGCCAAGCACCTCACGCGGGCCGCGGCGGCCGCAGGAAGGACCCTCGGTCATGCCTGA
- a CDS encoding ABC transporter ATP-binding protein — protein sequence MLDRAYRFDLNSSRMPEGEPLLEVSDVSLRFGGIRALSDISFTVRQGDVHSVIGPNGAGKSSLLNCISGLYRPQEGRITLHTAGDDGSRREHQLVRAKPHQIARLGVARSFQNIELFGHLTVLENLMLGRHIHMKHRLLPAFVWFGPARKQEIAHREFVEEVVDLLQLQAYRHSPVGALAYGIQKRVELGRALCIEPGLLLIDEPMAGMNAEEKEDMARYVLDVNELRGVTVMLIEHDMGVVMDISDRVSVLDFGKLIGDGTPEEVRRNDDVVAAYLGADA from the coding sequence GTGCTCGATCGGGCATACCGCTTCGACCTCAACTCCAGCCGGATGCCCGAGGGCGAGCCGCTCCTCGAGGTCAGCGACGTCTCCCTGCGCTTCGGCGGCATCCGCGCGCTCTCGGACATCTCCTTCACCGTGCGGCAGGGAGACGTCCACTCCGTGATCGGTCCCAACGGCGCAGGCAAGTCCAGCCTGCTCAACTGCATCAGCGGCCTCTACCGCCCGCAGGAGGGACGCATCACGCTGCACACGGCCGGCGACGACGGCTCGCGGCGCGAGCACCAGCTCGTGCGCGCCAAGCCGCACCAGATCGCCCGGCTCGGTGTCGCCCGCTCCTTCCAGAACATCGAGCTGTTCGGGCACCTCACCGTGCTGGAGAACCTCATGCTCGGCCGACACATCCACATGAAGCACCGGCTCCTGCCGGCGTTCGTCTGGTTCGGTCCGGCCCGGAAGCAGGAGATCGCCCACCGTGAGTTCGTGGAAGAGGTCGTCGACCTGCTCCAGCTCCAGGCCTACCGGCACTCGCCGGTCGGTGCGCTGGCCTACGGGATCCAGAAGCGGGTGGAGCTGGGACGGGCCCTGTGCATCGAGCCCGGGCTGCTGCTGATCGACGAGCCGATGGCCGGCATGAACGCTGAGGAGAAGGAGGACATGGCCCGCTACGTCCTCGACGTCAACGAGCTCCGCGGGGTGACGGTGATGTTGATCGAGCACGACATGGGTGTCGTGATGGACATCTCCGACCGGGTCAGCGTGCTCGACTTCGGCAAGCTGATCGGTGACGGGACACCCGAGGAGGTCCGCCGCAACGACGACGTCGTCGCGGCCTACCTGGGAGCAGACGCATGA
- a CDS encoding AMP-binding protein has protein sequence MSLVDETFPRLLARQVQTRPTAVALQEKLYGIWQPITWQEYADRVRDFGHGLASLGVGRGDMVAVLGDNRPEWLIAELAAQSIGAAVVGIYPTSLDEEIVHVLTTARTRVVVAEDQEQVDKLLKIKSLAPDLEHVVFYDPHGLESYTQDWLLPFGEVEQAGRSWGAEHPGWFAEQVEAGSPDDVAVVCTTSGTTSRPKLGQLSHRNLLSMAESLVSIDPLGPKDRFVSFLPLAWIGEQMIAVACGLAQGLTLSFPEDASTQRSDLREIGPHVMFSPPRIWESMLSDVQVRIDEAGWLKRKVFGLGYAVGDRVAAKRLRGKRPSLADRGLLVLADWFALAPVRNQLGLTRIQRAYTGGAPLGPDVFSFFHAIGVNLKQIYGQTEICGLAVVHVDDDIRFHSVGVPIPGCELRISDDGEIQLRSPAVFQGYVGNPEATAEAMTEDGWLRTGDAGYLDEGQLVVIDRAKDVQTTPTGTRFSSAFIENKLKFSPYIEEAVVFGTAEIVAMIVIDPNTVGSWAEGEHLTYTTFTDLAGKPETYRLIADEVHRANVDLPEEIRVRRFMLLFKQLDPDDDEITRTRKVRRNVIVERYADLIAALGRGDDRVSITNTVAYQDGTVAKREIDIAIFDLADHQPSENSKSRPVWSTRR, from the coding sequence ATGAGCCTTGTGGACGAGACCTTCCCACGGCTGCTGGCCCGGCAGGTGCAGACCCGGCCGACCGCGGTTGCCCTGCAGGAGAAGCTCTACGGCATCTGGCAGCCCATCACCTGGCAGGAATATGCCGACCGCGTGCGCGACTTCGGTCACGGGCTGGCATCGCTGGGGGTCGGGCGGGGCGACATGGTCGCCGTGCTGGGTGACAACCGACCCGAGTGGCTGATCGCTGAGCTGGCAGCCCAGTCGATCGGTGCGGCCGTGGTCGGCATCTACCCGACCAGCCTGGACGAGGAGATCGTGCACGTGCTCACCACCGCGCGGACCCGGGTCGTGGTGGCCGAGGACCAGGAGCAGGTCGACAAGCTGCTCAAGATCAAGTCGCTCGCTCCCGACCTCGAGCACGTTGTCTTCTACGACCCCCACGGGCTCGAGTCCTACACCCAGGACTGGTTGTTGCCCTTCGGGGAGGTCGAGCAGGCAGGTCGCAGCTGGGGAGCCGAGCACCCTGGCTGGTTCGCCGAGCAGGTCGAGGCGGGATCACCCGACGACGTCGCCGTGGTCTGCACGACGTCCGGCACCACGTCGCGGCCCAAGCTCGGACAGCTCTCGCACCGCAACCTGCTGTCCATGGCGGAGAGCCTGGTGTCCATCGACCCGCTCGGGCCCAAGGACCGCTTCGTGTCGTTCCTGCCGCTGGCCTGGATCGGCGAGCAGATGATCGCCGTCGCGTGCGGGCTGGCTCAAGGCTTGACGCTGTCGTTCCCCGAGGACGCCTCGACCCAGCGCAGCGACCTGCGAGAGATCGGGCCGCACGTGATGTTCAGCCCGCCGCGCATCTGGGAGTCGATGCTCTCCGACGTCCAGGTGCGCATCGACGAGGCGGGGTGGCTCAAGCGCAAGGTGTTCGGACTCGGCTATGCCGTGGGAGACCGGGTCGCGGCCAAGCGACTGCGTGGCAAGCGCCCCAGCCTGGCGGATCGCGGCCTGCTCGTCCTTGCGGACTGGTTCGCCCTGGCACCGGTGCGCAACCAGCTGGGGCTGACCCGGATCCAGCGGGCCTACACCGGTGGCGCACCGCTCGGACCCGACGTCTTCAGCTTCTTCCACGCCATCGGGGTCAACCTCAAGCAGATCTACGGTCAGACCGAGATCTGCGGCCTCGCGGTCGTGCACGTCGACGACGACATCCGCTTCCACAGCGTCGGCGTCCCCATTCCGGGGTGTGAGCTGCGGATCAGCGACGACGGCGAGATCCAGCTCCGCTCGCCCGCCGTCTTCCAGGGCTACGTCGGCAACCCCGAGGCGACAGCCGAGGCGATGACCGAGGACGGCTGGCTGCGCACGGGCGACGCCGGCTATCTCGACGAAGGCCAGCTGGTCGTCATCGACCGTGCCAAGGACGTCCAGACAACGCCCACCGGCACCCGCTTCTCCAGCGCCTTCATCGAGAACAAGCTCAAGTTCAGCCCCTACATCGAGGAAGCGGTCGTCTTCGGCACCGCGGAGATCGTGGCGATGATCGTGATCGACCCCAACACGGTCGGCTCCTGGGCCGAGGGTGAGCACCTGACCTACACGACCTTCACCGACCTGGCCGGCAAGCCCGAGACCTATCGGCTCATCGCCGACGAGGTGCACCGCGCCAACGTCGACCTCCCGGAGGAGATCCGCGTGCGCCGTTTCATGTTGCTGTTCAAGCAGCTCGACCCGGACGACGACGAGATCACCCGCACCCGCAAGGTCCGCCGCAACGTCATCGTCGAGCGCTACGCCGACCTGATCGCCGCCTTGGGGCGCGGTGATGACCGAGTGTCCATCACGAACACCGTCGCCTACCAGGACGGCACCGTCGCGAAGCGGGAGATCGACATCGCCATCTTCGACCTCGCCGACCACCAACCCTCCGAGAACAGCAAGTCACGCCCGGTCTGGAGCACACGTCGATGA
- a CDS encoding branched-chain amino acid ABC transporter permease, with the protein MNQFVNLTIYGLSEGAILALAALGFVLIYKSTAVINFAQGEFLLIGGYTVYAAFVVFKLPLVLAVLVGLVFAVIMGLLIERFVLRPLVGESAISVIMVTIGLAAFLRAVVQMIFGTRPVSQPALLPRTPVEILGTTIPLNRILVIVIAGIVLTAFTLFFRRSRHGIAMRAVADDQQAALTMGISVRKIFAMAWALAAVSALVAGVLLGDITSVSGNLVSFGLLVFPVVILGGLDSVPGTIVGAW; encoded by the coding sequence ATGAACCAGTTCGTCAACCTCACCATCTACGGCCTGTCCGAGGGCGCGATCCTCGCCCTGGCCGCACTCGGCTTCGTGCTGATCTACAAGTCCACTGCCGTGATCAACTTCGCCCAGGGCGAGTTCCTGCTGATCGGCGGCTACACCGTCTATGCCGCGTTCGTGGTGTTCAAGCTGCCGCTGGTCCTCGCGGTGCTCGTCGGACTGGTGTTCGCCGTGATCATGGGCCTGCTCATCGAGCGGTTCGTGCTGCGGCCCCTGGTGGGGGAGAGCGCGATCAGCGTCATCATGGTGACCATCGGACTGGCCGCCTTCCTGCGAGCCGTGGTGCAGATGATCTTCGGCACGCGTCCGGTGTCGCAGCCGGCGTTGCTGCCGCGCACCCCGGTCGAGATCCTCGGCACCACGATCCCGCTCAACAGGATCCTCGTGATCGTCATCGCCGGCATCGTTCTCACCGCGTTCACGCTCTTCTTCCGACGCAGCCGCCATGGCATCGCCATGAGGGCCGTGGCGGACGACCAGCAGGCAGCGCTCACCATGGGCATCTCGGTGCGGAAGATCTTCGCGATGGCCTGGGCCCTCGCAGCCGTGTCCGCGCTGGTGGCCGGCGTCCTGCTGGGCGACATCACCTCGGTCAGTGGCAACCTCGTCTCGTTCGGTCTGCTGGTGTTCCCGGTGGTCATCTTGGGAGGACTCGACTCGGTCCCCGGCACGATCGTCGGGGCCTGGTGA
- a CDS encoding branched-chain amino acid ABC transporter permease: MAAISTGVYFRTYQRELALRHTKAQYVRLALIAVAAIAAPYLLDPYQLSILNTVLIAVVGAVGLNILVGFTGQISLGQGGFLAVGAFTSGLLTMRADLPAPLSIACAVVVTAAAGALFGLPALRLKGLYLAIATLASQEIIVFIARRWSFLREESGAPLGIERLQVGGYEITREFFEFQWYWILLACAVVAVLAARNLFRTGLGRSFMAVRDQDIAAAAIGVNVTRTKVIAFAVSSGFVGLAGALTAHYSETVTWESFTFEISILYLAMIIVGGLGSVAGAVYGAFFITLLPVFLNEFIGGVGEQVPWLVSRLPAIENAVFGLVIIAFLLVEPRGLDRIWQRIKDYVRFWPFRY; this comes from the coding sequence ATGGCAGCGATCTCCACCGGCGTCTACTTCCGCACCTACCAGCGCGAGCTCGCGCTGCGGCACACGAAGGCGCAGTACGTCCGTCTCGCCCTGATCGCGGTGGCCGCGATCGCGGCGCCGTACCTCCTCGATCCCTATCAGCTGAGCATTCTCAACACGGTGCTCATCGCCGTGGTGGGAGCGGTCGGACTCAACATCCTGGTCGGCTTCACCGGGCAGATCTCGTTGGGCCAGGGCGGCTTCCTCGCGGTCGGCGCGTTCACCTCCGGCCTGCTGACCATGCGCGCGGACCTTCCGGCTCCCCTCTCGATCGCCTGCGCGGTCGTGGTGACCGCAGCGGCAGGGGCCCTGTTCGGACTGCCCGCGCTGCGGCTCAAGGGGCTCTACCTCGCGATCGCGACCCTCGCGAGCCAGGAGATCATCGTCTTCATCGCCCGTCGGTGGTCGTTCCTGCGAGAGGAGAGCGGAGCGCCACTCGGCATCGAGCGCCTGCAGGTCGGCGGCTACGAGATCACCCGCGAGTTCTTCGAGTTCCAGTGGTACTGGATCCTCCTCGCCTGCGCGGTGGTGGCGGTCCTGGCTGCTCGCAACCTGTTCCGCACCGGGCTCGGACGCTCCTTCATGGCCGTGCGCGACCAAGACATCGCGGCCGCCGCCATCGGGGTCAACGTGACGCGCACCAAGGTGATCGCCTTCGCGGTCTCCTCCGGCTTCGTGGGACTCGCCGGCGCGCTGACGGCGCACTACTCCGAGACGGTGACGTGGGAGTCCTTCACCTTCGAGATCTCCATCCTCTACCTGGCGATGATCATCGTCGGCGGCCTCGGCAGCGTCGCCGGCGCGGTCTACGGCGCCTTCTTCATCACCCTGCTCCCGGTCTTCCTCAACGAGTTCATCGGGGGAGTCGGAGAGCAGGTGCCGTGGCTGGTCAGCCGCCTGCCCGCGATCGAGAACGCCGTCTTCGGCCTCGTCATCATCGCGTTCCTGCTCGTCGAACCACGTGGCCTCGACCGCATCTGGCAACGCATCAAGGACTACGTCCGCTTCTGGCCCTTCCGCTACTGA